CAACCAAACTTGAGGCAGTGCAAGATTTTGCCAGTAACTCGGTTAGAACTTTGATCTGGAGACAAAATTTCAATTATCCAGTCAGGAGAAATTAATACATCATCTATAGGTTCGCCATTTTCGTCAAACTCAATGTGTTCCCAACGGAGAATTGTCACATCTGGAACAATTGACCGATCGCCAAAAGTACAACGCAATTCTGGAAAAGCATAGGCAATTTGCCTCTCTTCTGCAACTGTGTTAATTGTATAGATCAATTTACTCTGAAGTATAGAATGGCGGGCTTTCGGCATTGGCTTTTGAATAATCGCACCATCGATATACTCACTCGCAGGCTTTGTTTCTGGTAAATTGAGAAACTCCTCCAATGCAATTGATGAAGGTTTTACTACAGTCATGATGTTTAATACAATCAACTGCCTGCATTCAGTTTATCAACAATTTAGTTGCTCATCATAATGTGTTCGCTAAAAGTACTTATAGCAGCTTGAATATAAGCTGAACCAACAGATAAATTGTTGTTCAAACTTCATCTTTACATTTATAAGGCTTTGCTATTGCCACAGAAATGCTAAACGCTAGCAGCCCTAAAGCTAAAGATGGTTCTGGGACAGAGCTAATTTTATCAAACTTAATTGGCGTATTAACTACTAAGTTTCCCTTGTTATCAAAGATTTTATCTACTGAATCAATACCACCATCAAAAATAGTTAGCGTGGATATCACCTTGCCTCCGGTACTTGTTGGGCAACCATCAACAGAAGCGTTTTTCCCCGTATAACGTCGGCTTGATTCTAACGTAAATACAAGATTGCAACTCCCTGGAATTAGATTACTACTATCGATAGCTCTCTGTTGTTCAGGTTTATTGCATAATCCACTCAAAATATTGGGATTGACAAAACTTTGAATACTGGCATCAACTGTAGAATTTCCCTGAGTAAAAGTATAAAAACGTATACGCTCAAAACCTGAGCTTTTTTGTTCTAGATAAACGTACTGCGTTGCATCACTTTTGGTAGTACCGGGAGCTTGTACGTTACAAGTAGATATAGTAATTGGTGGAACAAGAGGATTACTTGCTACTTGTTGAGAATTATCAAAAAAACCAGTAAATAATTGCACCAGTTCGTTAGTTTGTGCTGTTAACGACGCAGTAACGGCAGCCGCACGACTTGCTTGGGCAAACGCTAGCGTGGAAAATAAAACCGTAAAAGTATATGTTTTGAATTTATTCATGATTTACTTTTAAACCGTTTGAGCTTTGCACTACTTGTTATTAAAGTTTCACATGAACCTAATCCCAGTGCTGCAATAGTTGGTAGAAAAATTTCACAATTCTGCAATTACAAATCTTTCGTAGTAGTGTTTAAGCGCAATTCCTTGCCTGATTGAAGCTTCGGCTACGCTCAGTGTTGAATCTGTCGTCATACTTTAGATAAACGGTATTATTTATCTATTATCTCGGTTGGACAAGACTAGCTTTCTTACCTGCTCTGCGGAATC
This region of Nostoc sp. UHCC 0302 genomic DNA includes:
- a CDS encoding Uma2 family endonuclease, with protein sequence MTVVKPSSIALEEFLNLPETKPASEYIDGAIIQKPMPKARHSILQSKLIYTINTVAEERQIAYAFPELRCTFGDRSIVPDVTILRWEHIEFDENGEPIDDVLISPDWIIEILSPDQSSNRVTGKILHCLKFGCQLGWLIDPNDRSIIIFQPKQQPELRQGIDDLTSLDGIELKLTVEQVFDWLKMKA
- a CDS encoding chromophore lyase CpcT/CpeT — encoded protein: MNKFKTYTFTVLFSTLAFAQASRAAAVTASLTAQTNELVQLFTGFFDNSQQVASNPLVPPITISTCNVQAPGTTKSDATQYVYLEQKSSGFERIRFYTFTQGNSTVDASIQSFVNPNILSGLCNKPEQQRAIDSSNLIPGSCNLVFTLESSRRYTGKNASVDGCPTSTGGKVISTLTIFDGGIDSVDKIFDNKGNLVVNTPIKFDKISSVPEPSLALGLLAFSISVAIAKPYKCKDEV